In Streptomyces sp. NBC_00704, a genomic segment contains:
- a CDS encoding DUF4177 domain-containing protein produces MSNPHALEYKVVTFRESLIGDALDSDKLEKVLNKHAEDGWALKAITSADVKGRIGPGAVEGLLLTLERPRR; encoded by the coding sequence ATGAGCAACCCGCACGCCCTCGAATACAAGGTCGTCACCTTCCGCGAGTCACTGATCGGAGACGCGCTGGACAGCGACAAACTGGAGAAGGTCCTGAACAAGCACGCCGAGGACGGATGGGCCCTCAAGGCCATCACCTCCGCCGACGTCAAGGGCCGTATCGGTCCCGGCGCTGTCGAGGGCCTGCTCCTCACCCTGGAACGCCCGCGCCGCTGA
- a CDS encoding secondary thiamine-phosphate synthase enzyme YjbQ → MSDAFTTRVLSVASGSRERVVDLTGDCETFLREVAAGRDGLLNVFVPHATAGIAIIETGAGSDDDLLAALHTLLPADDRWQHRHGSPGHGRDHVLPAFVPPHATLPVVDGRLELGTWQSVCLVDTNKDNPDRQVRLSFLG, encoded by the coding sequence ATGTCAGATGCGTTCACCACCCGAGTCCTGTCCGTCGCCTCCGGTTCCCGGGAGAGGGTCGTCGACCTCACCGGCGACTGCGAGACGTTCCTGCGCGAGGTGGCCGCCGGTCGCGACGGCCTTCTGAACGTCTTCGTCCCGCACGCGACGGCCGGCATCGCGATCATCGAGACGGGCGCGGGGAGTGACGACGACCTGCTCGCCGCCCTGCACACGCTGCTGCCCGCGGACGACCGCTGGCAGCACCGGCACGGCAGCCCCGGTCACGGCCGCGACCACGTCCTGCCGGCCTTCGTCCCGCCCCACGCGACCCTGCCCGTGGTGGACGGCAGGCTCGAACTGGGAACGTGGCAGTCGGTGTGCCTGGTGGACACCAACAAGGACAACCCCGACCGTCAGGTCCGGCTGAGCTTCCTGGGATGA
- a CDS encoding NAD(P)-binding domain-containing protein, with translation MNDVREVEVVVIGAGQAGLAGAYHLRRAGFDPERDFVVLDRAAAPGGAWQFRWPSLTYGKVHGMHALPGMELTDADSARPSSEVIGAYFAAYEREFDLRVRRPVGVRAVREGDDGRLLVETSDGAWSARALINATGTWGRPFWPRYPGQETFRGRQLHTAQYPGPEAFAGARVVVVGGGASGTQHLLEIAPLAAATTWVTRRPPVFREGPFDEEAGRAAVALVEERVRQGLPPRSVVSVTGLPLNDAIRRGLADGVLDRLPMFDRITPEGVEWNDGRRVDADVILWATGFRAAVDHLAPLRLREPGGGIRIEGTRAAADPRVHLVGYGPSASTIGANRAGRAAVRDIRRLLARETLAA, from the coding sequence GTGAACGATGTGCGTGAGGTCGAGGTGGTCGTCATAGGCGCGGGTCAGGCGGGTCTGGCCGGCGCCTATCACCTGCGGCGCGCCGGCTTCGACCCGGAGCGCGACTTCGTGGTCCTCGACCGGGCCGCGGCTCCGGGCGGCGCCTGGCAGTTCCGCTGGCCCTCGCTGACGTACGGCAAGGTGCACGGGATGCACGCGCTGCCCGGCATGGAGCTGACGGACGCGGATTCCGCCCGGCCGTCGTCCGAGGTGATCGGCGCGTACTTCGCCGCCTACGAGCGCGAGTTCGATCTGCGCGTGCGGCGGCCGGTCGGGGTGCGGGCCGTCCGGGAGGGCGACGACGGGCGCCTTCTGGTGGAGACCTCCGACGGCGCCTGGTCCGCGCGGGCGCTGATCAACGCCACCGGCACCTGGGGCCGGCCGTTCTGGCCCCGCTATCCGGGCCAGGAGACCTTCCGCGGACGACAGCTGCACACCGCGCAGTACCCGGGTCCGGAGGCGTTCGCCGGGGCGCGGGTGGTCGTGGTGGGCGGCGGCGCGTCCGGCACCCAGCATCTGCTGGAGATCGCGCCTCTCGCGGCCGCCACCACCTGGGTGACACGCCGGCCTCCGGTCTTCCGGGAGGGGCCCTTCGACGAGGAGGCGGGCCGTGCGGCGGTCGCGCTCGTGGAGGAACGGGTGCGCCAGGGACTCCCGCCCCGGAGCGTGGTCTCCGTGACGGGTCTGCCGCTCAACGACGCGATCCGCCGGGGACTGGCCGACGGGGTCCTGGACCGGCTGCCCATGTTCGACCGGATCACCCCGGAAGGCGTGGAGTGGAACGACGGCCGACGGGTCGACGCCGACGTCATCCTGTGGGCCACGGGCTTCCGGGCTGCCGTCGACCACCTCGCGCCGCTGCGGCTGCGCGAGCCGGGCGGCGGGATCCGGATCGAGGGCACGCGCGCGGCCGCCGACCCGCGCGTCCATCTCGTCGGCTACGGGCCGTCGGCCAGCACCATCGGCGCCAACCGGGCCGGGCGGGCGGCCGTCCGGGACATCAGGCGGCTGCTCGCGCGGGAGACGCTCGCCGCCTGA
- the mltG gene encoding endolytic transglycosylase MltG, whose product MQMNTPPRSTIRLTRRGRLVLIATGAVVAGTAVAVPLLTLGNAEKEPKPRTLVVPEGWRASQVYAAIDKALALPSGTTRKAMPTAGLKLPGDAKGNPEGYLFPATYPLDEKATPRTLLAYMVDTADKRFNGAPVTAGAQRNALNVYQAVTVASLVQAEAATKADMGKVARVVFNRLERGMPLQMDSTINYALNRSTLRTTESDTRVQSPYNSYQRMGLPPTPIDNPGEDAMRAVVNPTPGDWLYFVTVKPGDTRFTASLAEHQRNVAEFNRHQKALKRPPAAAG is encoded by the coding sequence ATGCAGATGAACACTCCGCCTCGGAGCACGATTCGACTGACGCGCCGGGGCCGTCTCGTCCTGATCGCGACCGGAGCCGTCGTGGCCGGCACCGCCGTGGCGGTGCCGCTGCTGACTCTGGGGAACGCCGAGAAAGAACCGAAGCCGAGGACCCTGGTCGTCCCCGAGGGCTGGCGCGCGAGCCAGGTCTACGCGGCCATCGACAAGGCACTCGCCCTGCCGTCCGGCACCACCAGGAAGGCGATGCCGACGGCCGGCCTGAAACTGCCGGGCGACGCCAAGGGCAACCCGGAGGGGTACCTCTTCCCGGCGACCTATCCGCTGGACGAGAAGGCCACGCCGCGGACGCTGCTGGCGTACATGGTCGACACGGCCGACAAGCGGTTCAACGGCGCGCCCGTGACCGCGGGCGCCCAGCGCAACGCCCTGAACGTCTATCAGGCGGTCACCGTCGCCAGCCTCGTCCAGGCGGAGGCGGCCACCAAGGCGGACATGGGCAAGGTGGCCCGGGTGGTGTTCAACCGGCTGGAGCGCGGGATGCCGTTGCAGATGGACTCCACCATCAACTACGCGTTGAACCGCTCCACGCTGAGGACGACGGAGAGCGACACCCGCGTCCAGAGCCCGTACAACTCCTACCAGCGCATGGGGCTGCCCCCGACGCCCATCGACAACCCCGGCGAGGACGCCATGCGCGCCGTCGTCAACCCCACTCCGGGCGACTGGCTGTACTTCGTCACCGTCAAGCCGGGCGACACCCGCTTCACGGCGAGTCTCGCGGAACACCAGCGCAACGTCGCGGAGTTCAACCGCCACCAGAAGGCCCTCAAGCGCCCGCCCGCCGCTGCCGGATGA
- a CDS encoding ABC transporter ATP-binding protein codes for MPRDHIEWTPTPGASADEPRQVRRILALFKPYRARLAVVGLLVAASSLVAVATPFLLKETLDVAIPQGRTGLLSLLALGMILSAVLGGVFGVLQTLISTTVGQRVMHDLRTAVYGRLQRMSLAFFTRTRTGEVQSRIANDIGGMQATVTSTATSLVSNFTSVVATIIAMVALDWRLTVVSLLLLPVFVWISRRVGNERKKIITQRQKQMAAMAATVTESLSVSGILLGRTMGRADSLTQAFSDESEQLVDLEVRSNMAGRWRMAVIGIVMAAMPAVIYWTAGMALQLGGPDVSLGTIVAFVSLQQGLFRPAVSLLSTGVQIQTSLALFQRIFEYLDLPIDITEREDPVHLDQIKGEVRFEDVVFRYDDPDGVDDGGGLDGRGGDDRHGSGDREGDGRKRDGRGGAALRPVLDGIDVTVPPGGSLAVVGSTGAGKSTLGHLVPRLYDVTGGRVTIDGVDVRDLDFDTLARAVGVVSQETYLFHATVADNLRFAKPDATDEELHAAARAAQIHDHIAGLPDGYDTVVGERGHRFSGGEKQRLAIARTILRDPPVLILDEATSALDTRTEQAVQDAIDALSANRTTLTIAHRLSTVRDADQIVVLDSGTVAERGTHEELLRRDGRYAALVRRDARLEPTR; via the coding sequence ATGCCCCGAGATCACATCGAATGGACCCCCACGCCCGGCGCGTCGGCAGACGAGCCCCGCCAGGTGCGCCGCATCCTCGCTCTCTTCAAGCCCTACCGTGCGCGGCTCGCGGTCGTCGGCCTGCTGGTCGCCGCCTCGTCGCTGGTCGCCGTGGCCACACCGTTCCTGCTCAAGGAGACGCTGGACGTCGCGATCCCCCAGGGACGCACCGGCCTGCTGAGCCTGCTCGCCCTGGGCATGATCCTCAGCGCCGTGCTCGGCGGCGTCTTCGGCGTGCTCCAGACGCTCATCTCCACCACGGTCGGCCAGCGAGTCATGCACGACCTGCGGACGGCCGTCTACGGGCGCCTGCAGCGCATGTCCCTGGCGTTCTTCACGCGCACGCGTACCGGCGAGGTGCAGTCCCGCATCGCCAACGACATCGGCGGCATGCAGGCCACCGTCACCTCCACCGCCACCTCCCTGGTCTCGAACTTCACCAGTGTGGTCGCCACGATCATCGCGATGGTGGCCCTCGACTGGCGGCTGACGGTCGTCTCGCTCCTGCTGCTGCCGGTGTTCGTGTGGATCAGCCGCCGTGTGGGCAACGAACGCAAGAAGATCATCACCCAGCGCCAGAAGCAGATGGCCGCGATGGCCGCGACGGTCACCGAGTCGCTGTCCGTCAGCGGCATCCTGCTCGGTCGCACCATGGGCCGCGCCGACTCGCTCACCCAGGCCTTCTCGGACGAGTCCGAGCAGTTGGTGGATCTCGAGGTGCGGTCGAACATGGCCGGACGCTGGCGCATGGCCGTGATCGGGATCGTCATGGCGGCCATGCCCGCGGTCATCTACTGGACGGCCGGCATGGCGCTGCAACTCGGCGGCCCCGATGTCTCCCTCGGCACGATCGTGGCCTTCGTGTCGCTGCAACAGGGCCTGTTCCGCCCGGCCGTCAGCCTGCTGTCGACCGGTGTGCAGATCCAGACCTCGCTCGCGCTCTTCCAGCGCATCTTCGAGTACCTCGACCTCCCGATCGACATCACCGAGCGCGAGGACCCGGTCCACCTCGATCAGATCAAGGGCGAGGTGCGCTTCGAGGACGTCGTCTTCCGCTACGACGACCCCGACGGCGTTGACGACGGCGGCGGTCTCGACGGCCGCGGCGGCGACGACCGTCACGGCAGCGGCGACCGTGAGGGTGACGGCCGCAAGCGTGACGGCAGGGGTGGTGCGGCGCTCAGGCCGGTGCTCGACGGCATCGACGTCACCGTCCCGCCGGGCGGCAGCCTGGCCGTCGTCGGATCGACCGGCGCGGGCAAGTCCACGCTGGGCCACCTGGTGCCGCGGCTGTACGACGTGACGGGCGGCCGGGTCACCATCGACGGCGTCGACGTGCGCGACCTCGACTTCGACACCCTGGCCCGCGCGGTCGGCGTCGTCTCGCAGGAGACGTACCTCTTCCATGCGACGGTCGCCGACAACCTGCGCTTCGCCAAGCCGGACGCCACCGACGAGGAACTGCACGCGGCGGCCCGGGCGGCGCAGATCCACGACCACATCGCCGGACTGCCCGACGGCTACGACACGGTGGTCGGCGAGCGCGGACACCGCTTCTCGGGCGGGGAGAAGCAGCGTCTGGCCATCGCCCGCACCATCCTGCGCGATCCGCCGGTGCTCATCCTGGACGAGGCGACCAGCGCCCTCGACACCCGCACGGAGCAGGCCGTCCAGGACGCCATCGACGCGCTCTCGGCGAACCGGACCACCCTCACCATCGCCCACCGGCTGTCCACGGTTCGGGACGCCGACCAGATCGTGGTCCTCGACTCCGGCACGGTCGCCGAACGCGGCACGCACGAGGAGCTGCTGCGACGGGACGGCCGGTACGCGGCCCTGGTGCGACGAGACGCCCGACTGGAGCCGACAAGATGA
- a CDS encoding MarR family winged helix-turn-helix transcriptional regulator, translating to MTTPDSDSLLAEQLLRLTRRVHRIQKRHLQQSGLGVTPAQARLLRTLAHCAAPPRMADLAARLEVVPRAVTTLVDGLEASGLARRAPDPTNRRVIRIELTEGGRRALRELRGARVSAAEEILDPLTTLEREVLSGLLDALVGGEPADHEPARERERAQHRERAGEGSGEPGHAC from the coding sequence ATGACCACCCCGGATTCCGACAGTCTGCTCGCCGAGCAACTGCTGCGGCTCACGCGCCGGGTGCACCGCATCCAGAAGCGCCATCTGCAGCAGAGCGGGCTGGGTGTCACGCCGGCCCAGGCCCGGCTGCTGCGCACCCTGGCGCACTGCGCCGCACCGCCGCGCATGGCCGACCTGGCCGCCCGGCTGGAGGTGGTGCCGCGGGCGGTGACGACCCTGGTCGACGGCCTGGAGGCGAGCGGCCTGGCGCGGCGGGCGCCCGACCCCACCAACCGACGGGTGATCCGGATCGAGCTGACCGAGGGCGGACGCAGGGCGCTGCGCGAACTGCGCGGCGCCCGCGTGTCGGCGGCGGAGGAGATCCTCGACCCGCTGACCACCCTGGAGCGCGAGGTGCTGAGCGGTCTGCTGGACGCCCTGGTCGGCGGCGAGCCGGCGGACCACGAGCCGGCACGCGAACGGGAACGGGCGCAGCACCGGGAGCGGGCAGGGGAAGGTTCGGGGGAACCGGGCCACGCCTGCTGA
- a CDS encoding cation:dicarboxylate symporter family transporter: MQPSAPSASRRVVRVLRTSLFAQVAVALVLGVLVGRLWPGVATDLQPLGDGFTRLIKTIISPLVFCVVVVGIAKAGDLRAFGRIGVKALVWFEVASTFALVIGLLAANIVRPGAGMDVDPATLDTAAVDAKTGGGSLPSTAEFVVNALPTSFVGAFAENSLLQVLVLACLVGAALLHLGPTRVPKVLPAVEQAQEIVFAVVGFVMRLAPIAVFGATAVLIGNYGLGVIETYGKLIALCYAAAALFIALLAVALRMVTGLSLWKFLRYIRAEMLLALGTASTESVMPRVMQKLRRAGARDDAVGLVLPTGYSFNLDGASLYLSIGTLFIAQAVGVDLSLGQQVTVVLVLMLTSKGMAGIPGSAFLALSATASSLGAVPAGAVALLLGVDRIMDSMRVVTNLLGNCVAVFAVSRWEGALDLERARRVLDGDVPEGTEGEPEGSGGSEVSRDPEVSQGRPDDSQGAGTVAGAVGGIPVQPTKESATEVA, encoded by the coding sequence GTGCAGCCGTCCGCCCCGTCCGCCTCGCGACGCGTCGTACGCGTACTGCGTACCTCGCTCTTCGCCCAGGTCGCCGTCGCGCTGGTCCTCGGCGTGCTCGTCGGAAGACTGTGGCCCGGCGTTGCCACGGATCTCCAGCCGCTCGGCGACGGGTTCACCCGGCTCATCAAGACGATCATCTCGCCCCTGGTGTTCTGCGTGGTCGTCGTCGGCATCGCCAAGGCCGGGGATCTGAGGGCCTTCGGCCGGATCGGCGTGAAGGCGCTGGTCTGGTTCGAGGTCGCGAGTACCTTCGCCCTGGTCATCGGGCTGCTGGCCGCCAACATCGTCCGGCCGGGCGCCGGCATGGACGTGGACCCCGCCACGCTCGACACCGCCGCGGTCGACGCGAAGACCGGCGGCGGTTCGCTGCCCTCGACGGCCGAGTTCGTCGTGAACGCGCTCCCCACCAGTTTCGTCGGCGCGTTCGCCGAGAACTCCCTGCTCCAAGTGCTCGTCCTCGCCTGTCTGGTGGGAGCCGCGCTGCTGCATCTCGGCCCCACGAGGGTGCCCAAGGTGCTGCCGGCCGTCGAGCAGGCCCAGGAGATCGTCTTCGCCGTCGTCGGGTTCGTCATGCGGCTGGCGCCGATCGCGGTGTTCGGCGCGACGGCCGTCCTGATCGGCAACTACGGCCTCGGGGTGATCGAGACCTACGGCAAACTGATCGCCCTGTGCTACGCGGCGGCGGCCCTGTTCATCGCCCTGCTCGCCGTCGCCCTGCGCATGGTCACCGGGTTGAGCCTGTGGAAGTTCCTGCGCTACATCCGTGCGGAGATGCTCCTCGCGCTCGGTACGGCGTCCACCGAATCCGTCATGCCCCGCGTGATGCAGAAGCTGCGCAGGGCCGGAGCCCGCGACGACGCCGTGGGCCTCGTGCTGCCGACGGGCTACTCCTTCAACCTGGACGGCGCCTCGCTGTATCTGTCGATCGGCACGCTGTTCATCGCCCAGGCGGTGGGCGTGGACCTGAGCCTGGGCCAGCAGGTCACGGTGGTCCTGGTGCTGATGCTCACCAGCAAGGGCATGGCCGGGATCCCCGGCTCGGCCTTCCTCGCGCTGTCGGCGACCGCTTCCTCGCTGGGGGCCGTGCCCGCCGGCGCGGTGGCGCTGCTGCTGGGCGTGGACCGGATCATGGACTCGATGCGCGTCGTCACCAACCTGCTGGGCAACTGCGTCGCCGTCTTCGCCGTCTCCCGCTGGGAGGGTGCGCTCGACCTGGAGCGGGCCAGGAGGGTGCTGGACGGCGACGTCCCGGAGGGGACGGAGGGGGAGCCCGAGGGCTCAGGGGGCTCCGAGGTCTCCCGGGACCCCGAGGTCTCCCAGGGTCGCCCCGACGATTCCCAGGGGGCCGGTACGGTGGCCGGCGCCGTGGGCGGGATCCCGGTTCAGCCCACCAAGGAGTCCGCTACCGAGGTCGCCTGA
- a CDS encoding L,D-transpeptidase family protein, protein MRLGDERRAAAAAVASVFLFAALAACGGASAERGSDGVAGAAAGRADGGGTGDGALGAGHSPGATAAAEEEAGAGAGVVTSLPGLGDRMRRRIPVAARQVVAVYGDGKDSARATVVLYARRGPRWERVRAWPGHNGKRGWTARHRAGDNRSPVGVFTLSDAGGVLADPGARLPYARSASFAAPRWWAKSHWHDFDYVIAIDYNRVKGAPPDDPRRPEGEDKGGGIWLHMDHGSGTSACVSVSREAMEHLLRTLDPDEHPVVVMGDRAALRS, encoded by the coding sequence ATGCGACTCGGCGATGAGCGGCGTGCGGCAGCCGCGGCGGTGGCGTCCGTTTTCCTGTTCGCGGCCCTGGCCGCTTGCGGCGGAGCGAGCGCGGAACGCGGAAGTGACGGTGTGGCAGGTGCCGCAGCAGGGCGCGCTGATGGCGGTGGGACGGGGGACGGTGCGCTGGGCGCCGGACATTCACCGGGAGCGACGGCGGCGGCGGAGGAGGAAGCAGGCGCGGGCGCGGGCGTGGTGACGAGCCTGCCCGGTCTCGGCGACCGGATGCGGCGACGGATTCCCGTGGCCGCGCGACAGGTCGTGGCGGTGTACGGCGACGGGAAGGACTCCGCGCGGGCCACCGTGGTGCTCTACGCCAGACGCGGTCCGCGCTGGGAGCGTGTCCGTGCCTGGCCGGGACACAACGGCAAGAGAGGCTGGACGGCCCGGCACCGGGCCGGCGACAACCGCAGTCCGGTCGGGGTGTTCACGCTCAGCGACGCGGGCGGGGTGCTCGCCGACCCCGGGGCCCGGCTGCCCTACGCGAGATCCGCGTCCTTCGCGGCGCCGCGCTGGTGGGCCAAGTCGCACTGGCACGACTTCGACTACGTCATCGCCATCGACTACAACCGCGTCAAGGGAGCCCCGCCCGACGATCCGAGACGGCCCGAGGGCGAGGACAAGGGCGGAGGCATCTGGCTGCACATGGACCACGGCAGCGGCACGTCGGCCTGCGTCAGCGTGTCCCGGGAGGCGATGGAGCACCTGTTGCGCACCTTGGACCCGGACGAGCATCCCGTGGTGGTCATGGGAGACAGGGCCGCGCTGAGGTCTTGA
- a CDS encoding ABC transporter ATP-binding protein: MQIQDLPYPDPGVPDARSGPRFLWWLGRNQLGGQLKALAWGLLHFVAVSAQPFCVGFAIEAVVDRSGARLALTGVVMALCGVAIAVGDTFLHRAAVTNWITAAARVQQLLARQASQLGSALTRRVAAGEVVAVSTGDVEKIGWFVEAVSRFTAAAVTVLLVCVGLVVYEPALGVVVAVGLPVLALAVLPLLPRATRRADVQREKAGRATELASDTVAGLRVLRGIGGEELFLDRYRSASQEVRHAAVRSARMWSLISAIQVLLPGLLLVAVVCYGVHLAREGRITVGELVTVYSSVMVLTYPLRHFEEIAMAYSFSRPSAHRAAGVLSLERATDTGGSLAAEAPSGDLYDPATGLLAPSGRFTAVVCGDPDAAGVLAERLGGHPAEDGPSVLLGGVPLDELPLDCARAAVLVQDKDPVLLSGTLRELLDVPASGEVDAGAALAAAQCDDVLEALVQGSLEAADPMDARITERGRSLSGGQRQRLALARSLYTDPEVLVLDEPTSAVDSHTEARIAEGVRELREGRTTVVFTSSPLLLDRADRVVLVHEGAVVAAGAHRELLHDEPRYRAVVTRETEEESTRSTALHDGTTSASGTPGPLETNGLVTVEDDLTAAERDFVRTGREEREEIEETA, encoded by the coding sequence ATGCAGATCCAAGACCTCCCGTACCCCGACCCGGGTGTGCCGGACGCCCGCTCGGGCCCCCGCTTCCTGTGGTGGCTGGGCCGCAATCAGCTCGGCGGTCAACTCAAGGCCCTGGCCTGGGGGCTGCTGCACTTCGTCGCCGTCTCGGCGCAGCCCTTCTGCGTGGGCTTCGCGATCGAGGCCGTCGTGGACCGCTCCGGCGCCCGACTCGCCCTCACCGGCGTGGTGATGGCTCTGTGCGGCGTGGCCATCGCCGTCGGTGACACGTTCCTGCACCGGGCCGCGGTCACCAACTGGATCACCGCCGCCGCCCGGGTGCAGCAACTGCTCGCCCGCCAGGCCTCGCAGCTCGGTTCCGCGCTGACCCGGCGGGTCGCGGCCGGCGAGGTAGTGGCCGTCTCCACGGGCGACGTCGAGAAGATCGGCTGGTTCGTCGAGGCGGTGTCCCGTTTCACCGCCGCCGCCGTCACCGTCCTCCTGGTGTGCGTGGGCCTGGTCGTGTACGAGCCCGCGCTCGGCGTCGTGGTCGCCGTGGGACTGCCCGTCCTCGCGCTGGCGGTGCTGCCGCTGCTGCCGCGGGCCACCCGCCGCGCCGACGTCCAGCGCGAGAAGGCCGGACGGGCCACCGAACTCGCCTCGGACACCGTGGCCGGCCTGCGGGTGCTGCGCGGGATCGGCGGTGAGGAACTCTTCCTCGACCGGTATCGCAGCGCCTCGCAGGAGGTGCGGCACGCGGCGGTGCGCAGCGCCCGTATGTGGTCGCTGATCAGCGCCATCCAGGTGCTGCTGCCGGGTCTGCTGTTGGTCGCGGTCGTCTGCTACGGCGTCCATCTGGCGCGCGAAGGCCGCATCACGGTGGGTGAACTGGTCACCGTATACAGCTCCGTGATGGTCCTGACCTATCCCCTCAGGCATTTCGAGGAGATCGCGATGGCCTACTCGTTCTCGCGTCCGTCGGCCCATCGCGCCGCGGGTGTGCTGTCCCTGGAGCGGGCGACCGACACCGGCGGGTCCCTCGCGGCCGAGGCTCCCTCGGGCGACCTGTACGACCCCGCCACCGGCCTGCTCGCCCCGTCGGGCCGCTTCACCGCGGTGGTGTGCGGCGATCCCGACGCGGCGGGAGTCCTGGCCGAACGGCTGGGCGGCCACCCCGCGGAGGACGGGCCTTCGGTCCTGCTCGGCGGCGTCCCCCTGGACGAACTCCCGCTGGACTGCGCCCGCGCGGCCGTCCTCGTCCAGGACAAGGATCCCGTTCTGCTGTCCGGCACGCTGCGCGAGCTGCTCGACGTGCCCGCCTCGGGGGAGGTCGACGCGGGTGCGGCGCTGGCCGCCGCCCAGTGCGACGACGTTCTCGAGGCGCTCGTCCAGGGGTCGTTGGAGGCCGCGGACCCGATGGACGCCCGCATCACCGAACGGGGCCGGTCCCTGTCCGGCGGCCAGCGACAGCGGCTCGCGCTGGCCCGCTCGCTGTACACCGACCCCGAGGTCCTCGTCCTGGACGAGCCCACCTCGGCCGTGGACTCGCACACCGAGGCCCGCATCGCCGAAGGGGTGCGCGAGCTGCGGGAAGGCCGCACGACGGTCGTGTTCACCTCGTCCCCGCTGCTGCTCGACCGGGCCGACCGCGTCGTGCTCGTCCACGAGGGCGCGGTCGTCGCGGCCGGAGCGCACCGCGAACTGCTGCACGACGAGCCGCGGTACCGGGCCGTGGTGACCAGGGAGACCGAGGAGGAGAGCACCAGGAGCACGGCTCTCCACGACGGGACGACCTCTGCGAGCGGCACGCCCGGACCCCTGGAGACGAACGGACTCGTGACCGTCGAGGACGACCTGACAGCCGCCGAGCGGGACTTCGTCCGGACGGGGCGCGAGGAGCGCGAAGAGATCGAGGAGACGGCATGA